The Pirellulales bacterium genome includes a window with the following:
- a CDS encoding twin-arginine translocase TatA/TatE family subunit: MFGLSPMEIAIVGAVAVLLFGSRLPSVARSLGKSMTEFKKGLSGIEEEVSSASSRPSRVTNYPPADDRDEATAPKFVPPTSEPTTVEPQNENTVGA, encoded by the coding sequence ATGTTTGGTCTCAGCCCGATGGAAATCGCGATCGTAGGCGCCGTGGCCGTGCTGCTGTTTGGCAGCCGCTTGCCGAGCGTGGCCCGTTCCCTCGGTAAGAGCATGACCGAGTTCAAAAAGGGCCTCAGCGGCATTGAGGAAGAGGTAAGCAGCGCTTCCTCACGCCCCAGCCGAGTGACGAACTACCCGCCGGCCGACGATCGCGACGAAGCGACGGCCCCCAAGTTCGTCCCTCCCACGAGCGAGCCGACGACCGTCGAACCGCAGAACGAAAACACGGTCGGCGCCTAA
- a CDS encoding BON domain-containing protein, whose amino-acid sequence MRRFFFALATCAVASVWPAIASADNKEFSQAVAATLRDSGRLSDYQIGVTTKDDVVYLNGRVASQQQGALAVQMASAMPGVSKVVNNLDVKATKKNGGGNRQQNASGGEDGMASGRKMIFPDPSVPAKTGGKGLLAKGRSKQPSTAGKKLSPATSQAYAVQQVSQNVPDSFTPTESEQMMQAPMMVNGPGMQGPMMLPSPQQMQGPQMMQAQMSQQQMMPNAARLAMAPIGAAGAAAGAMMGQCPPGGGPGGMGGGPGGPYGGPQPMGVPAVSGGVAPARYDQPNMPNYAWPSYAAHPNYAAVAYPRQYSPTAWPYIGPFYPYPQVPLGWRKVMLEWDDGWWMLNFKQ is encoded by the coding sequence ATGCGACGTTTTTTCTTCGCGCTGGCGACTTGCGCCGTGGCCAGTGTCTGGCCGGCCATTGCGTCGGCCGATAACAAGGAATTCTCACAAGCAGTCGCCGCAACGCTGCGCGACAGCGGACGATTGTCCGACTATCAGATTGGCGTGACGACCAAAGACGATGTCGTTTATCTGAACGGCCGCGTCGCCAGTCAGCAGCAAGGCGCGTTGGCCGTGCAGATGGCTTCGGCGATGCCCGGCGTCAGTAAGGTCGTCAACAATCTCGACGTCAAAGCCACCAAGAAAAACGGTGGCGGTAATCGTCAACAGAACGCGTCGGGGGGCGAAGACGGGATGGCCAGCGGCCGCAAGATGATCTTTCCCGATCCGTCGGTCCCCGCCAAAACTGGCGGTAAGGGGCTGCTCGCGAAGGGGCGTTCGAAACAGCCCTCGACGGCCGGCAAGAAACTTTCGCCCGCCACGTCGCAGGCTTACGCCGTGCAACAGGTCTCGCAAAACGTGCCCGACTCATTCACGCCCACCGAGAGTGAGCAGATGATGCAGGCCCCGATGATGGTGAATGGCCCAGGCATGCAAGGCCCGATGATGCTGCCAAGCCCGCAGCAGATGCAAGGCCCGCAAATGATGCAGGCACAAATGTCGCAACAACAGATGATGCCCAATGCGGCTCGCCTGGCGATGGCTCCGATCGGTGCGGCCGGTGCCGCGGCCGGCGCCATGATGGGTCAATGCCCGCCGGGCGGTGGCCCCGGAGGAATGGGTGGCGGACCAGGCGGACCGTACGGTGGACCGCAACCAATGGGCGTGCCGGCCGTCAGCGGCGGCGTCGCTCCGGCTCGCTACGACCAGCCGAACATGCCGAACTATGCGTGGCCGAGCTACGCCGCGCACCCGAACTACGCCGCTGTCGCTTACCCGCGGCAATACTCGCCGACCGCCTGGCCGTACATTGGTCCCTTCTATCCGTATCCCCAAGTGCCGCTTGGCTGGCGCAAGGTGATGCTGGAATGGGACGACGGCTGGTGGATGCTGAACTTCAAGCAGTAA
- a CDS encoding twin-arginine translocase TatA/TatE family subunit — MFPLAMIGPTEILIVGAVVLLLFGNRLPSVMRSMGRSVVEFKKGVQGIEDDSEGAPPKVTQVKK, encoded by the coding sequence ATGTTCCCCCTAGCCATGATCGGTCCTACCGAGATTTTGATCGTCGGAGCGGTCGTCCTGCTGTTGTTCGGCAATCGCTTGCCAAGCGTTATGCGTTCGATGGGGCGCAGCGTGGTCGAGTTCAAAAAGGGGGTCCAGGGAATCGAGGACGACTCCGAAGGTGCCCCCCCGAAAGTTACCCAAGTCAAGAAATAG
- a CDS encoding Gfo/Idh/MocA family oxidoreductase, with product MERIKIGQIGTGHSHAEGKMQVLRASDRYEVVGVVEANAKLAAAALQSAAYRDVPFLTEEELLNLPGLEAVVVETNVPDLLVAGERVIAAGKHLHLEKPGGASLPRFRRLLDTAASKHLVVQLGYMYRYNPGIQLLREVLKKGYLGEPFEIHAVMSKVVNPPSRRAFAEFAGGMMFEQGCHLIDLVIGLMGRPTRVTSYLQHVAPMDDSLADNTLAVLEYPRAIATVKSSAMEVEGGARRHFVVCGSEGTCHVQPLDEPNVQLALSKPRDQYKKGYQEIPFGDYPRYVGDMADLARVIRGEKEPDFSYEHDLAVLEAMLTAAKMPLDR from the coding sequence ATGGAACGCATCAAAATCGGCCAGATCGGTACCGGACATTCGCACGCCGAGGGCAAGATGCAGGTCTTGCGAGCCTCGGACCGGTACGAAGTTGTCGGTGTGGTGGAAGCGAACGCGAAGCTGGCCGCAGCCGCCCTGCAGTCGGCCGCTTATCGCGACGTGCCCTTTTTGACCGAAGAGGAGTTGCTCAATCTGCCAGGGCTCGAGGCCGTGGTCGTTGAGACCAATGTTCCTGATCTACTGGTCGCCGGCGAGCGAGTAATCGCGGCAGGCAAGCATCTGCATTTGGAGAAGCCGGGCGGAGCTTCGTTGCCCCGATTCCGCCGACTGCTGGACACCGCAGCAAGTAAACATCTGGTCGTGCAATTGGGCTACATGTATCGCTACAACCCCGGCATCCAGCTATTGCGAGAAGTGCTGAAGAAAGGATATCTCGGCGAGCCGTTCGAGATTCACGCCGTGATGAGCAAGGTGGTGAATCCGCCGTCGCGCCGCGCGTTTGCCGAGTTCGCGGGCGGCATGATGTTCGAGCAGGGCTGCCATTTGATCGACCTGGTGATCGGCCTCATGGGGCGGCCGACGCGCGTAACGTCTTACCTGCAACATGTCGCGCCGATGGACGATTCCCTGGCTGATAACACGCTGGCCGTGCTCGAATACCCACGAGCAATTGCGACGGTAAAGAGCAGTGCTATGGAAGTGGAAGGAGGAGCACGTCGGCATTTTGTCGTGTGCGGAAGTGAGGGGACGTGCCACGTGCAACCGCTCGACGAGCCCAACGTGCAGTTGGCTCTCTCCAAACCGCGCGATCAATACAAGAAAGGTTATCAAGAGATACCCTTCGGCGATTATCCTCGCTATGTGGGGGATATGGCGGACCTGGCGCGTGTGATTCGCGGCGAGAAGGAGCCTGATTTCTCGTACGAACACGACCTGGCCGTGCTCGAAGCAATGCTTACGGCAGCGAAAATGCCACTCGATCGGTAA
- a CDS encoding threonine synthase: protein MSCFVTHLESAIDGTHLPADEPQTLYKDRPLWVRYDLDAVRQAVTREDLVLRPPMMWRYRELLPPADEKFIVSLGEQMTPILRCRRLGHRFGLDNLYIKDESRLPTGSFKSRGLAMAITMAGQFGIRRVAIPTAGNAGGAMAAYAARSGIEAFVFMPQDTPVINQLECRLAGAKTFLVNGLITDCGRIVREGKQHLDWFDMSTLKEPYRIEGKKTMGLELAEQFGWQLPDVIVYPTGGGTGLIGMWKAFEELAELGWLEDARRPRMVAVQSSGCAPIVRAFEAGERFAQPFPDARTVASGIRVPAAVGDFMILDAVRASEGRAVAVDETRLCYWMALGTASEGISICPETAACLGAVEQLAAERWIEPEERVVVFNTGAAQKYPEAMAVPLPRLDKDAPLDWEQIARG from the coding sequence ATGTCCTGTTTTGTCACCCATTTGGAAAGTGCCATTGATGGCACGCATCTGCCGGCCGACGAGCCGCAAACGCTTTACAAGGACCGTCCTTTGTGGGTGCGCTACGATCTGGACGCGGTGCGGCAGGCCGTCACGCGCGAGGACCTGGTTCTGCGCCCTCCCATGATGTGGCGCTACCGCGAGCTGTTACCGCCGGCCGACGAAAAATTCATCGTTTCGCTTGGCGAACAGATGACGCCGATTTTGCGCTGCCGGCGACTGGGACATCGCTTCGGATTGGACAATCTGTACATCAAGGACGAGTCCCGGCTACCGACCGGCAGCTTCAAAAGCCGCGGTTTGGCGATGGCCATTACGATGGCGGGCCAGTTCGGAATCCGGCGCGTGGCAATCCCCACGGCGGGCAACGCCGGCGGCGCAATGGCCGCCTATGCCGCCCGCTCGGGCATCGAGGCGTTCGTCTTCATGCCGCAGGATACGCCAGTGATCAACCAACTCGAATGTCGTTTGGCCGGCGCGAAGACTTTTCTCGTCAACGGTCTAATTACCGATTGCGGCCGGATCGTGCGCGAGGGGAAGCAGCATCTCGATTGGTTTGACATGTCAACGCTGAAGGAGCCGTATCGCATTGAGGGTAAGAAAACGATGGGACTGGAACTGGCCGAGCAGTTCGGCTGGCAGTTGCCTGATGTGATCGTTTATCCAACTGGTGGCGGCACTGGTTTGATTGGTATGTGGAAAGCCTTCGAAGAGTTGGCCGAGTTGGGCTGGCTCGAAGATGCGCGCCGCCCGCGGATGGTGGCGGTGCAATCCTCGGGGTGTGCTCCGATCGTGCGGGCTTTCGAAGCGGGCGAGCGTTTTGCGCAGCCGTTTCCGGACGCCAGGACCGTGGCGAGCGGAATTCGCGTGCCGGCCGCGGTCGGCGATTTCATGATCCTGGACGCCGTTCGCGCCAGCGAAGGCCGCGCCGTGGCGGTCGACGAAACGCGGTTGTGCTATTGGATGGCGTTGGGTACGGCGAGTGAAGGAATATCGATCTGCCCCGAGACGGCGGCCTGTTTGGGCGCCGTCGAGCAACTGGCGGCCGAGCGATGGATCGAACCTGAAGAGCGCGTCGTTGTCTTCAACACCGGCGCGGCGCAGAAATATCCCGAAGCGATGGCGGTCCCGCTGCCGCGGCTCGACAAGGATGCGCCGCTGGACTGGGAGCAGATAGCGCGCGGCTGA
- a CDS encoding tetratricopeptide repeat protein encodes MQPRLVIAAIAALSLVSGLMVTVRAGEADDQYRLAAVHYQQKRWELAAAEFRSFLADYPGDNRVAAGQFYLGEALVQLRDFPAAAQAFTQAQRASDADLKRKALYRAGEARYLAGRPADAEHDLEEFCRRYPDDKLAGYALAFRGEIALADNRVDDAERHFRAALDSKLEGALADDCRLGLAQVWQKQRRLEDAQQLLSDLADAGGAKQAEAHFHLAMHAYAAADYQTAESSFAAAEAAASGNLDKKDTTGGTAATNQSLADRAQLGRARCLFHMQKYGQAATVLESLTEHGLLRAEARYWLGLTRKAQGEWDLAAPLLAAAADAATTTERQTAAQAELAACYAGAQKFAEAKAAYKALLIEHPTEELRRSTTEVLAATALAGGELSWSAELYESLSGDDQPAACAARGLLGLARSQRANDQSEAALATLTRLLARYPQESAVLEGALLHGQTLEQLDRADDALNVYKAIIKQHAVAPEADDALARAAQLCTTLKRWHDAGSYYQQLIARPSHAIDRDLILYRWASVAARDDQASDSYALFERLRTEYPASVYYGEATCRLAHRAIQEKRYTAADELLSTLNDRVLSDDVDDRQLFLRGQSAAGQEKWDAVATPLEQLIANHSDSPRRLAAEYWIAEAEYHQEHFDQAATKFAALEGRLRDGASADAAAWRAMVPLRRAQIFAQQADWTEALETATSITKAYPDFSQQFEADYVIGRAYAARAEFDQARQAYRRVIASAAGGKTETAAMAQWMIGETYMHQGNYQGALREYLKVEILHAYPKWQAAALLQAGKCQELLKKPREATATYQRLLHEYPDTKFDQEAALRLAQLRR; translated from the coding sequence ATGCAACCGCGATTGGTCATAGCGGCCATTGCCGCGCTGTCGCTGGTCAGCGGACTGATGGTGACGGTCCGCGCCGGCGAAGCGGATGACCAGTACCGGCTGGCGGCCGTTCACTACCAGCAAAAGCGCTGGGAGCTAGCGGCCGCCGAGTTTCGCTCGTTCCTGGCGGACTATCCGGGGGATAACCGGGTAGCTGCCGGCCAGTTCTACCTGGGCGAAGCGCTGGTTCAGTTGCGTGATTTTCCTGCCGCTGCGCAGGCCTTCACCCAGGCCCAACGCGCAAGCGACGCCGACCTGAAGCGCAAAGCCCTGTACCGCGCCGGCGAAGCCCGTTACCTGGCCGGCCGGCCGGCGGACGCTGAACACGATCTCGAAGAATTCTGCCGGCGTTACCCTGACGACAAGCTTGCCGGGTACGCCCTGGCTTTTCGCGGCGAAATCGCCCTGGCGGACAATCGCGTCGACGATGCCGAACGCCATTTTCGCGCCGCCCTGGATAGCAAACTCGAAGGCGCCCTGGCGGACGACTGCCGGTTAGGGCTTGCCCAGGTGTGGCAAAAGCAACGTCGACTGGAAGATGCCCAGCAGTTGCTGTCGGATCTGGCCGATGCCGGCGGAGCCAAGCAGGCCGAGGCCCATTTCCATTTGGCGATGCACGCCTACGCGGCCGCCGATTATCAAACGGCAGAAAGTTCCTTCGCCGCCGCCGAAGCCGCTGCCAGCGGGAACCTTGATAAAAAGGACACTACCGGCGGCACTGCAGCCACGAATCAATCGTTAGCCGACCGCGCACAACTAGGCCGAGCTCGCTGCCTGTTTCATATGCAAAAATACGGGCAGGCCGCGACCGTACTTGAGTCACTGACCGAACATGGCTTGCTGCGCGCCGAAGCCCGCTATTGGCTCGGTCTGACGCGCAAGGCACAGGGCGAGTGGGATCTTGCCGCGCCACTATTGGCCGCGGCCGCCGACGCCGCCACCACCACCGAACGGCAAACGGCCGCCCAGGCGGAACTGGCCGCGTGCTATGCCGGTGCCCAAAAATTCGCAGAAGCTAAAGCCGCTTACAAAGCGTTGCTAATCGAGCATCCCACCGAAGAACTTCGGCGATCGACGACCGAGGTCTTGGCAGCCACGGCGCTCGCCGGTGGAGAACTCTCCTGGTCCGCGGAACTATATGAATCGCTGTCGGGCGACGACCAGCCCGCGGCCTGCGCCGCACGCGGATTGCTGGGGCTCGCGCGTTCGCAGCGAGCCAACGATCAATCCGAGGCGGCCCTCGCAACGCTGACACGTCTGCTCGCACGATACCCGCAGGAATCAGCAGTCTTGGAAGGGGCCTTGCTGCACGGCCAGACTCTGGAACAACTCGACCGTGCCGATGACGCATTGAACGTGTACAAGGCGATTATCAAGCAGCACGCCGTGGCTCCCGAGGCCGACGACGCTCTGGCCCGTGCGGCACAGCTCTGCACGACGCTCAAGCGTTGGCACGACGCCGGATCCTATTATCAACAGTTAATCGCCCGTCCAAGTCACGCGATTGATCGCGATCTGATCCTATATCGTTGGGCCAGCGTCGCCGCCCGCGATGATCAAGCCTCGGACTCTTATGCGTTGTTCGAGCGCTTACGGACCGAATATCCCGCTAGCGTTTATTACGGCGAAGCCACGTGCCGGCTGGCCCACCGCGCGATTCAGGAAAAGCGTTACACCGCGGCGGACGAGCTGCTCTCGACATTGAACGACCGCGTCCTTTCGGACGACGTTGATGACCGGCAGTTGTTCCTGCGCGGACAATCCGCCGCAGGGCAGGAAAAATGGGATGCGGTAGCGACGCCACTCGAACAGCTCATCGCGAACCACTCGGATTCGCCACGGCGGCTGGCTGCGGAATACTGGATCGCCGAAGCCGAATATCATCAAGAACACTTTGACCAGGCGGCGACAAAATTCGCCGCGCTCGAAGGACGCCTACGCGACGGTGCATCTGCGGACGCTGCCGCCTGGCGAGCGATGGTCCCCCTGCGCCGCGCTCAGATCTTCGCGCAGCAGGCAGACTGGACCGAGGCGCTCGAGACGGCCACCTCGATCACCAAAGCATACCCAGACTTTTCGCAGCAGTTCGAAGCGGACTACGTCATCGGCCGCGCGTATGCCGCGCGGGCCGAATTCGATCAGGCACGTCAGGCATACCGCCGTGTTATCGCCTCGGCCGCTGGTGGAAAGACCGAAACTGCGGCCATGGCCCAGTGGATGATCGGCGAGACATACATGCATCAGGGCAACTACCAAGGAGCGCTGCGCGAGTATTTGAAAGTCGAAATCCTGCACGCGTATCCCAAGTGGCAAGCGGCCGCGCTATTGCAGGCCGGCAAGTGCCAAGAGCTGCTCAAGAAGCCCCGCGAAGCAACGGCGACCTATCAGCGTCTGCTGCACGAATACCCCGATACCAAGTTCGACCAGGAGGCCGCCCTGCGGCTTGCCCAACTGCGCAGATGA
- a CDS encoding biopolymer transporter ExbD, whose amino-acid sequence MPLKTQIEEMPNLNMTSMIDIVFLLIIFFMVGTKFAEQERKIGLEVPRVSDHGALTNAPDQRVVNVYRDGEITIDGQSVSLAELTSKLTGARQQYAELGVLVRGDGTGEFQRVADVLNACKQAGIAQLAISVKVEQRRR is encoded by the coding sequence ATGCCGCTGAAAACGCAAATCGAAGAAATGCCCAACCTGAACATGACGTCGATGATCGACATCGTGTTCTTGTTGATCATCTTCTTCATGGTCGGCACGAAGTTCGCCGAGCAGGAACGCAAGATCGGGCTCGAGGTGCCGCGAGTCAGCGATCACGGCGCGTTGACTAATGCCCCCGATCAACGCGTCGTCAACGTCTATCGCGACGGCGAAATCACGATCGATGGGCAATCCGTTTCGCTCGCTGAGCTCACGTCGAAACTGACGGGGGCCCGCCAGCAATATGCTGAGCTGGGCGTGTTGGTCCGCGGGGATGGCACCGGCGAATTTCAACGCGTGGCGGATGTCCTGAACGCTTGCAAGCAAGCCGGTATCGCGCAATTGGCTATCTCGGTCAAAGTCGAGCAGCGACGGAGATAG
- a CDS encoding D-aminoacylase, with the protein MADFDLLIRGGTVIDGSGKPRLRADVAVRADRIAAVGILPGASAKTTIDAVGLIIAPGFIDVHNHSDGWLLKTPNFASKTLQGFTTEVLMSDGISYAPVTPELAPQWLYYLRSLNGLVQHDYRGWQSIGDYLALLHRRTVQNVVAQVPYANVRVLALGWGREQPDDSQLRRMRYEVRRGMDEGATGVSTGMDYVSQCFADTDELVEVIAASSPSGGIFVTHVRYKRGTLAGVREAVEIGRRAGVAVHISHLKASSSREADELLTYIDQTALHEVDFSFDIYPYTPGSSMLNSLLPYEVWEDGPLGVLSRLADPVVRRRFAVQLADGVLNLDNIRIAWVGSVDNQPLLGMSLAEYTRRDERSPADAICDLLIEENLAVNCVFHLADGAVVEPFLTHSRFMLGSDGIFFPDALIHPRQFGSAARMLGTLVRDRRLFTLEAAVRKMTSIPAARFGLTDRGQIAEGAFADIVAFDPDTIADRATFADPQQYASGVEHVIVNGTLIVTAGTPIDQFDGPLPGRALRYRA; encoded by the coding sequence ATGGCTGACTTCGATCTGCTCATCCGCGGCGGCACCGTTATCGATGGCTCGGGCAAGCCACGCCTGCGCGCGGACGTCGCCGTGCGTGCCGACCGCATCGCCGCGGTCGGAATCCTGCCCGGTGCCAGTGCCAAGACAACGATCGACGCCGTCGGCTTGATCATCGCGCCAGGCTTTATCGACGTACACAATCATTCAGACGGTTGGCTGCTGAAGACGCCGAACTTCGCCTCGAAGACGCTGCAAGGCTTCACGACCGAAGTGCTGATGTCTGACGGCATCTCTTACGCGCCGGTGACGCCGGAACTGGCGCCCCAATGGCTCTACTATCTGCGATCGCTTAACGGCCTGGTGCAGCACGACTATCGAGGCTGGCAGTCGATCGGAGACTACCTCGCGCTCTTGCATCGGCGAACGGTTCAAAACGTCGTCGCCCAGGTCCCCTATGCGAACGTTCGCGTATTAGCGCTCGGCTGGGGGCGCGAACAGCCTGACGACAGCCAGTTGCGCCGCATGCGTTATGAAGTGCGGCGCGGCATGGACGAAGGGGCGACGGGCGTATCGACCGGCATGGACTACGTCTCGCAGTGCTTCGCCGACACAGACGAGCTGGTCGAAGTCATTGCCGCCAGTTCCCCAAGCGGGGGCATCTTCGTCACGCATGTCCGCTATAAGCGCGGCACGCTGGCCGGCGTGCGCGAAGCCGTCGAGATTGGTCGCCGCGCCGGCGTAGCCGTTCACATTTCGCACCTGAAAGCTAGTAGTTCGCGCGAAGCGGACGAGCTGCTGACCTACATCGATCAGACGGCCCTACACGAAGTTGACTTTTCGTTCGACATTTATCCGTACACTCCCGGCAGTTCGATGCTCAATTCGCTGCTGCCGTACGAAGTGTGGGAAGATGGACCGCTCGGTGTTCTCAGTCGGCTAGCTGACCCAGTGGTGCGCCGTCGTTTTGCGGTGCAACTGGCCGATGGTGTTCTCAATTTGGACAACATACGTATTGCCTGGGTTGGCAGCGTCGACAATCAGCCGCTGCTCGGCATGTCCTTGGCGGAATACACGCGTCGCGACGAGCGCTCGCCGGCTGATGCCATTTGCGATCTGTTGATCGAAGAGAATCTGGCCGTGAACTGCGTTTTCCACCTGGCCGACGGTGCCGTCGTCGAGCCCTTTTTGACTCATTCCCGCTTCATGCTGGGCAGCGACGGCATCTTCTTTCCCGACGCCTTGATCCACCCGCGGCAATTTGGCTCGGCAGCAAGAATGCTAGGCACGTTGGTCCGCGACCGGCGTTTGTTCACGCTCGAAGCGGCGGTCCGCAAGATGACCTCGATCCCGGCGGCACGTTTCGGACTGACCGACCGCGGCCAAATCGCAGAAGGTGCGTTTGCCGACATCGTCGCCTTCGATCCCGACACGATCGCCGACCGCGCCACGTTCGCCGATCCGCAGCAATATGCCTCGGGTGTCGAGCACGTGATCGTTAATGGCACACTGATCGTGACCGCGGGCACGCCGATCGACCAATTCGACGGTCCGCTACCGGGTCGGGCGCTGCGTTACCGCGCATAA
- a CDS encoding MotA/TolQ/ExbB proton channel family protein, with product MRTSASKLYMRLALLVAIAGLVLPVVLSRPSSAQSAGGPTAVREEETDIESPTAHSPMVFSEKNLFSIVKAGGVMMIPIACCSFVFLVFTFERAIALRTGRVIPRPFVKRFMHRLHEGELDRDQALVLCEENGSPVAQVLAHGVRKWGRPAVEIEQALLDGGERAVNGLRKYLRVINAVATISPLLGLQGTVFGMIHSFNQISASDAMGKQELLAGGISEALLTTAGGLTVAIPSLAAYLYFLGRVDRLVIEIDALGQELVHEISAEAIAESEKPRTSRARREAA from the coding sequence ATGCGTACCTCGGCATCCAAACTCTACATGCGGCTGGCACTGCTCGTGGCCATTGCCGGACTGGTGCTGCCGGTGGTGCTCTCGCGCCCCAGTTCGGCACAATCGGCTGGCGGGCCGACGGCAGTGCGTGAGGAAGAGACAGACATCGAGAGCCCCACGGCACATTCGCCAATGGTCTTCTCAGAGAAAAATCTGTTCTCGATCGTCAAGGCCGGCGGCGTGATGATGATCCCCATCGCCTGCTGTTCATTCGTGTTCCTGGTCTTCACCTTCGAACGGGCCATTGCGTTACGAACCGGCCGCGTGATTCCACGCCCCTTCGTCAAGCGATTCATGCACCGCCTGCACGAGGGCGAATTGGATCGCGATCAGGCGCTGGTGCTGTGCGAGGAAAACGGCAGCCCCGTGGCGCAAGTTCTCGCCCACGGTGTACGTAAGTGGGGCCGCCCGGCAGTCGAAATCGAGCAGGCGCTGCTCGATGGCGGGGAGCGCGCCGTCAATGGCCTGCGCAAGTACCTGCGGGTCATTAACGCCGTCGCCACGATCTCGCCTCTCTTGGGGTTGCAAGGCACGGTGTTCGGCATGATCCATTCGTTTAATCAAATCTCGGCGAGTGACGCGATGGGCAAGCAAGAGCTATTGGCCGGTGGCATTAGCGAAGCTCTGTTGACCACAGCCGGTGGATTGACCGTCGCCATTCCGTCGCTGGCCGCTTACCTGTACTTCCTGGGCCGGGTCGACCGGCTGGTGATCGAGATCGACGCTCTGGGCCAGGAGCTGGTGCATGAGATTTCGGCCGAGGCGATCGCCGAGAGCGAAAAGCCACGCACCTCGCGCGCACGCCGCGAAGCCGCCTAA